The Sphingobacteriales bacterium region TACAGGAAGACCTGCCCTTGTCATTTATGACGATTTAAGCAAACAGGCTGTTTCTTACCGCGAAGTTTCCCTGCTGCTCAGAAGGCCTCCCGGTCGTGAAGCTTATCCCGGGGATGTTTTTTACCTCCACAGCCGTCTTCTTGAACGTGCCTGTAAGGTGATTCAATCGGATGAAGTAGCTCGGAAAATGAATGATATTCCTGATTCAATCCGGCATCTGATAAAAGGAGGTGGCTCCCTGACAGCCTTACCCATTATCGAAACCCAGGCAGGTGACGTTTCAGCTTATATCCCTACAAATGTTATCTCCATCACTGACGGACAGATTTTCCTCGAATCAAACCTCTTTAATGCCGGTGTCAGACCAGCCATTAATGTGGGTATTTCCGTTTCAAGGGTAGGGGGAAATGCACAAATAAAAGCCATGAAAAAAGTAGCCGGTACGCTTAAACTTGACCAGGCTCAATACCGTGAACTCGAAACATTTGCTAAATTTGGCTCAGACCTCGATCCTGCCACACGCGCCATCATTGCAAAAGGTGAAAGGAATGTCGAAATTCTGAAACAAAACCGTTATTCGCCAGTTCCTGTTGATCATCAGATTGCTATCATCTTCCTGGGAACCAGCGGGCTGCTGAGCAAGATTGCCGTGAAGGATGTGAAAAAATTTGAAGAAGAATATCTCGATACGCTTGAGGCAAAACATAAGGATGTGCTGGATATTCTAAAGCGGGGCGAAATAAACGATCAGGTGAAAGATACCCTTCAGGCAGTTGCCAAAAGTCTCGAAGCCAGATATGTAAAATAATCAGTCGGTCATGGCAAATCTTAAAGCGATACGTCTCAGAATCAGCTCGGTAAAATCGACTCAGCAGATTACGAAAGCCATGAAAATGGTTTCTGCCGCAAAGTTTAAGAAAGCACAGGATGCCATTTTACGAATGAGGCCTTACGCTGCCAAAATAAATGAGATTATTCAGCCACTCGCAAAGAGTGTGGATGATCTGTCGCAAAATCCTTACTACCGTACCTCTGTTGTCGGGAAAATACTGATTATTCCTGTTACTTCCGATAAAGGTCTATGCGGGTCTTTCAATAGCTTTGTGATTCGGGAAACCATGAAATTTATCGAATCCCAGCAAGCCCTTGGACGTCAGGTCAGTTTGCTTTGTATCGGGAAAAAGGCTTATGACTATTTTAACAGAAAAGGTTTCCAAATCATTGATAAAATCACTGATATTTCGGGGAATGTGCCTTTTGGTAAAATT contains the following coding sequences:
- a CDS encoding F0F1 ATP synthase subunit alpha translates to MQKINPSEISSILRRELAGTDTKASLEEVGYVLEVGDGIARAYGLLAVGAGELVVFEDGTNGIVLNLEEDNVGIVLMGESKNIHEGDVVRRTKRIASVMVSEEMLGRVINPLGEPLDAKGPIGGEKYEMPLERIAPGVIFRQPVNEPLQTGIKAIDAMIPIGRGQRELIIGDRQTGKTTIAIDTIINQKENYEKGNPVYCIYVSIGQKESNVAKIVKTLEDFGAMPYTIVVSAPASSPAPLQFYAPYAGCAIGEFFRDTGRPALVIYDDLSKQAVSYREVSLLLRRPPGREAYPGDVFYLHSRLLERACKVIQSDEVARKMNDIPDSIRHLIKGGGSLTALPIIETQAGDVSAYIPTNVISITDGQIFLESNLFNAGVRPAINVGISVSRVGGNAQIKAMKKVAGTLKLDQAQYRELETFAKFGSDLDPATRAIIAKGERNVEILKQNRYSPVPVDHQIAIIFLGTSGLLSKIAVKDVKKFEEEYLDTLEAKHKDVLDILKRGEINDQVKDTLQAVAKSLEARYVK
- the atpG gene encoding ATP synthase F1 subunit gamma, with the protein product MANLKAIRLRISSVKSTQQITKAMKMVSAAKFKKAQDAILRMRPYAAKINEIIQPLAKSVDDLSQNPYYRTSVVGKILIIPVTSDKGLCGSFNSFVIRETMKFIESQQALGRQVSLLCIGKKAYDYFNRKGFQIIDKITDISGNVPFGKIVPYAEKVMNLFEAKEFDEIRIIYNAYKNPAVYITTNEQYLPVQPADNQKEEPDLHGRTDFIFEPSMEKIIDELIPASLQVKFYRIVLESNAAEHGARMTAMDKATENAEELLYELRLFYNKERQAAITKELLE